One window of the Pseudomonas sihuiensis genome contains the following:
- a CDS encoding ABC transporter ATP-binding protein: MTLLSSLLGDARQSDVRLEARNLSLGYAQTRIIEDLNLLMPSGQVSAIVGPNGCGKSTLLAGLARLHKPISGSVLLDGKAIGSLPSREVARRLALLPQDASAPDGLTVSELIRFGRQPHQSLLRQWSEEDQAIVDAALAAADLIELADRPLESMSGGQRQRAWIAMAIAQATPLLLLDEPTSALDLGHQIEVFELIRQLAAAGKTIVMVVHDLSSACRYADHLIAMHQGRIVASGRPNEIVTSALVERLYGVRCTLLRDPMSGTPVIAGVSRLQP; encoded by the coding sequence ATGACCCTGCTTTCCTCACTGCTCGGCGACGCGCGCCAGTCCGACGTGCGCCTCGAAGCCCGCAACCTGAGCCTGGGCTACGCCCAGACCCGCATCATCGAAGACCTCAACCTGCTGATGCCCAGTGGCCAGGTCAGCGCCATCGTCGGCCCCAACGGCTGCGGCAAATCCACCCTGCTGGCCGGTCTCGCTCGCCTGCACAAGCCCATCTCCGGCAGCGTACTGCTCGACGGCAAGGCCATTGGCAGCCTGCCGTCGCGTGAAGTGGCGCGCCGGCTCGCCCTGCTGCCCCAGGACGCCTCAGCTCCCGATGGCCTGACGGTCAGCGAACTGATCCGCTTCGGCCGCCAACCGCACCAGAGCCTGCTGCGCCAGTGGAGCGAGGAAGACCAGGCCATCGTCGACGCCGCTCTGGCGGCGGCCGATCTGATCGAATTGGCTGACCGACCACTGGAGTCGATGTCCGGCGGCCAGCGCCAGCGCGCCTGGATCGCCATGGCCATCGCCCAGGCCACGCCTCTGCTGCTACTCGACGAACCCACCTCGGCACTGGATCTGGGCCATCAGATCGAAGTCTTCGAACTGATCCGCCAACTGGCCGCCGCCGGCAAGACCATCGTCATGGTGGTGCACGATCTCTCCAGCGCCTGCCGCTACGCCGACCACCTGATCGCCATGCACCAGGGCCGGATCGTCGCCAGCGGCCGCCCCAACGAGATCGTCACCTCGGCGCTGGTCGAACGCCTGTACGGCGTACGCTGCACGCTGCTGCGCGATCCAATGAGCGGCACGCCGGTGATTGCGGGGGTCAGTAGGCTTCAGCCTTAA
- a CDS encoding ABC transporter substrate-binding protein, with product MTNTFTFGRLAAALGLLGALATPLAAQAEGKISIAQQFGIGYLVLHVVKDQQLIEKHAKAQGLDKVEVEWRTISGATAMNEALLAGAIDVVSAGVPPMLTVWDRTHGRQNVKAVASLGSLPNYLLSNREEVKTLDDLSEKDRIAVPAAGVGFQSRTLQIETAKLYGKDDFQRFDNISVSLPHPDATAALIKGGSEITAHFSSPPFQYQALENPKVHKLISSYDILGGQATFNVLYATEKFHDENPKTYKAFYDALVEAEQIIKADKAAAAETYIRVENSKLPLDFVKKIIEDPENDFTISPQRTFIYAEQLHELGVLKNKAASWKDYFFEEAYAHPGS from the coding sequence ATGACCAACACCTTCACATTCGGCCGTCTGGCCGCCGCACTGGGCTTGCTCGGCGCATTGGCAACTCCGCTGGCCGCGCAGGCCGAAGGCAAGATCAGCATCGCCCAGCAGTTCGGCATCGGTTACCTGGTGCTGCACGTGGTCAAGGATCAGCAACTGATCGAGAAGCATGCCAAGGCCCAGGGGCTGGACAAGGTGGAGGTCGAGTGGCGCACCATCTCCGGGGCCACCGCCATGAACGAGGCGCTGCTGGCTGGCGCCATCGACGTGGTCTCGGCGGGAGTGCCGCCGATGCTGACCGTCTGGGATCGCACCCATGGTCGGCAGAACGTCAAGGCGGTCGCCTCGCTTGGCTCGCTGCCCAACTACCTGTTGAGCAACCGTGAAGAGGTGAAGACGCTGGACGATCTGTCCGAGAAGGATCGCATCGCCGTGCCGGCCGCCGGCGTCGGCTTCCAGTCGCGCACCCTGCAGATCGAGACCGCCAAACTGTATGGCAAGGACGATTTCCAGCGTTTCGACAATATTTCCGTCAGCCTGCCGCATCCGGACGCCACGGCCGCGCTGATCAAGGGCGGCTCGGAAATCACCGCGCATTTTTCCAGCCCGCCATTCCAGTACCAGGCGCTGGAGAACCCCAAGGTGCACAAACTGATCAGCAGCTACGACATTCTCGGCGGCCAGGCTACGTTCAACGTGCTCTATGCCACCGAGAAATTCCATGACGAGAATCCCAAGACCTACAAGGCCTTCTATGACGCGCTGGTGGAAGCCGAGCAGATCATCAAGGCCGACAAGGCCGCCGCGGCAGAGACTTACATCCGTGTGGAGAACTCCAAGCTGCCGCTGGACTTCGTGAAGAAGATCATCGAGGACCCGGAAAACGACTTCACCATCTCGCCGCAGCGCACCTTCATCTATGCCGAGCAGCTGCATGAGCTGGGGGTGCTGAAGAACAAGGCGGCGTCCTGGAAGGACTACTTCTTCGAAGAGGCCTACGCCCATCCGGGTAGCTGA
- a CDS encoding antibiotic biosynthesis monooxygenase family protein, translating to MIYEIAVLPVHSAQIEQFKQAFAEVVHLLQRAKGYHGHMFAQGIESPETFNLIVRWASLEDHAPGFEASDDHQTFMQGLEEYFSQEPTVYHIQGAAFTNGNDQAFDIAVPKA from the coding sequence ATGATTTATGAAATCGCCGTACTGCCTGTTCACAGTGCACAGATCGAACAGTTCAAACAAGCATTTGCCGAAGTGGTTCACTTGCTCCAACGCGCCAAGGGCTACCACGGCCATATGTTCGCGCAGGGAATCGAAAGCCCCGAGACGTTCAACCTGATCGTGCGTTGGGCTTCACTTGAGGACCATGCGCCGGGTTTCGAAGCGAGTGACGACCATCAGACCTTCATGCAGGGCCTGGAGGAATACTTCTCGCAAGAGCCGACTGTCTACCACATTCAGGGGGCCGCCTTTACCAATGGAAACGATCAGGCCTTCGATATTGCAGTGCCAAAAGCTTAA
- a CDS encoding FecCD family ABC transporter permease, which translates to MLAARLSVPQALSYAALCLLLLCVASLLLGAGDIGILPSLQALLGGSDDDARFIVFELRWVRTELALLVGLALGAAGVLLQAVTRNPLAEPGLLGVSAGASFAVVLAINLGASAASMHLGVAMLGALVGCVLVLLVTRMRGVGDDPVRLVLAGAAFSGILGALSSLLLLWDQRTADEMRFWVIGALAGRPLDTLDWSLPGLLGGLLMALLVVRPLAALALGERVASGLGHHPQLTRLGTLLAVAILVGTATAAAGPIAFIGLIVPYIARRLVGSDIRRTLGLSMLLGPCVLLLADVISRLLVRPYELPVGVVTAFVGAPILIAVVRNHRLPTL; encoded by the coding sequence ATGCTCGCAGCACGCCTTTCCGTCCCTCAGGCGCTGAGCTATGCGGCTCTGTGCCTGTTGCTTTTGTGCGTCGCCAGCCTGCTGTTGGGCGCGGGTGACATCGGCATCCTGCCCAGCCTGCAAGCCCTGCTCGGTGGCAGCGATGACGATGCCCGTTTCATCGTCTTCGAACTGCGTTGGGTACGTACCGAACTGGCCCTGTTGGTCGGCCTCGCCCTGGGCGCGGCCGGTGTGCTGCTGCAAGCGGTGACGCGCAATCCGCTGGCCGAACCTGGGCTGCTCGGGGTCAGCGCTGGAGCCTCGTTCGCCGTGGTGCTGGCGATCAACCTGGGCGCCTCGGCTGCCAGCATGCATCTGGGCGTCGCCATGCTGGGTGCGCTGGTGGGTTGCGTGCTGGTGCTGCTGGTCACGCGTATGCGTGGCGTCGGTGACGACCCCGTGCGCCTGGTGCTGGCCGGCGCAGCTTTCTCCGGCATACTCGGCGCGCTCAGTAGCCTGCTGTTGTTATGGGATCAGCGCACCGCCGATGAAATGCGCTTCTGGGTCATCGGTGCCCTGGCGGGCCGCCCACTGGACACGCTCGACTGGAGCCTGCCGGGGCTGCTCGGCGGACTGTTGATGGCGCTGCTGGTGGTGCGTCCGCTGGCCGCCCTGGCGCTGGGCGAGCGCGTCGCCAGCGGCCTTGGTCACCATCCGCAATTGACGCGCCTGGGCACCCTGCTGGCCGTGGCGATACTGGTCGGCACTGCCACGGCTGCCGCCGGCCCAATCGCCTTTATCGGCCTGATCGTGCCCTATATCGCTCGCCGCCTGGTGGGCTCCGATATCCGCCGCACCCTGGGCCTGAGCATGCTGCTCGGCCCCTGCGTCCTGCTGCTGGCCGACGTCATCTCGCGCCTGCTGGTGCGCCCCTACGAACTGCCGGTGGGCGTGGTGACTGCCTTCGTCGGCGCGCCGATCCTGATTGCCGTGGTGCGCAACCACCGCCTGCCGACCCTGTGA
- a CDS encoding DUF2790 domain-containing protein, which translates to MISKHAKNLANILITSLALLLCGNALAESPATTYKYGLKLDVAKVLSISKPKTHTCKPVDHLMKYIDSAGNIQTLKFKALSDACSKGH; encoded by the coding sequence ATGATCAGCAAACATGCAAAAAACCTGGCAAACATTTTAATTACCAGCCTTGCCTTGCTTCTATGCGGCAATGCACTCGCTGAAAGCCCGGCCACCACTTACAAGTATGGATTGAAACTTGATGTAGCCAAGGTTCTGTCCATATCAAAGCCCAAAACCCATACCTGCAAGCCTGTGGATCACCTGATGAAATACATAGACTCAGCTGGAAACATCCAGACCCTGAAATTCAAGGCTCTCTCTGATGCCTGCAGTAAAGGGCACTGA
- a CDS encoding ArsR/SmtB family transcription factor, protein MDLINVFKALSNPTRLGILKGLKDPVKNFPPQDEGDVHTVGVCVSSIQEGVGLSQSTVSDYLATLQRVGLVEVRRIGQWTYYKRNEANIRALAELIGKEL, encoded by the coding sequence ATGGACCTGATCAATGTATTCAAAGCCCTCTCGAATCCCACCCGCCTTGGAATCCTCAAGGGGTTGAAGGATCCGGTGAAGAACTTTCCTCCCCAGGATGAAGGGGACGTTCATACCGTGGGCGTGTGCGTCAGCAGTATTCAGGAAGGTGTCGGTCTGTCGCAGTCGACGGTGTCCGACTACCTCGCGACGCTGCAACGAGTCGGTCTGGTCGAAGTCCGTCGGATCGGACAGTGGACCTACTACAAGCGCAATGAAGCCAATATCCGTGCTCTGGCCGAGCTGATAGGCAAGGAGCTGTAA
- the pdxY gene encoding pyridoxal kinase PdxY encodes MSATLPPLVLSIQSHVAWGHVGNAAAVFPLQRLGFEVLPLHTVQFSNHTGYGQFRGQVFAAEHVREVLLGLRERGVLPRLAAVLSGYLGDADTGRVILEAVGEIRQHNPSVRYLCDPVMGDVGRGVFVNPAIPDFLRDQAIPFANIITPNQFEFELLTGSKPANLQEAVKVARQLRGRGPDVVIVTSLATPDIPESELGTLAVNGEGAWLVSTPRLALHPLPNGMGDVFSATLLGRLLAGQALPQALELATATLYALVEQTADGARDLPLVAAQEQIVMPGKRFVARQLSMG; translated from the coding sequence ATGAGCGCCACGCTACCGCCCCTCGTTCTGTCCATTCAGTCGCATGTCGCCTGGGGCCATGTCGGCAATGCTGCTGCGGTTTTTCCGTTGCAGCGGTTGGGCTTCGAGGTGCTGCCGCTTCACACCGTACAGTTCTCCAACCACACCGGTTACGGCCAGTTTCGCGGCCAGGTGTTCGCTGCCGAGCATGTACGCGAGGTGCTGTTGGGGCTGCGTGAGCGTGGGGTGCTGCCGCGCCTGGCGGCGGTGCTGTCCGGTTACCTGGGCGATGCCGATACGGGGCGGGTGATTCTTGAGGCGGTGGGCGAGATTCGTCAGCACAACCCGTCAGTGCGTTACCTGTGCGACCCGGTGATGGGCGACGTCGGGCGCGGCGTGTTCGTCAACCCGGCGATTCCCGATTTTCTCCGTGATCAGGCGATTCCCTTCGCCAATATCATCACGCCCAACCAGTTCGAGTTCGAACTGCTCACGGGCTCTAAACCGGCCAATTTGCAGGAGGCGGTGAAAGTCGCCCGGCAGTTGCGTGGTCGAGGCCCTGACGTGGTGATCGTCACCAGCCTGGCGACGCCGGATATCCCTGAAAGCGAATTGGGCACGCTGGCGGTGAACGGCGAGGGCGCCTGGCTGGTGAGCACCCCGCGCCTGGCGCTGCATCCATTGCCCAATGGCATGGGCGATGTGTTCTCGGCCACGTTGTTGGGCCGGTTGCTGGCCGGGCAGGCGTTGCCGCAGGCTCTGGAGCTGGCCACGGCAACGCTATACGCCTTGGTCGAGCAGACTGCGGACGGCGCGCGCGACCTGCCGTTGGTCGCCGCGCAGGAGCAGATCGTGATGCCGGGCAAGCGCTTCGTGGCCCGCCAGCTTTCCATGGGTTAA
- a CDS encoding zinc-dependent alcohol dehydrogenase family protein produces the protein MKAQVLKSFGGPNAFELSEVAKPVPQAGQVLVRVHATSINPLDYQVRRGDYVDYVPLPAITGHDVSGVVEAVGPGVTSFVPGDEVWYTTQIFEGDGSYAEYHVASESIIGKKPASLSHLEAASLTLVGGTVWEALIGRVSLRVGESILIHGGAGGVGHVAIQVAKAIGARVFTTVREANFEFARGLGADVVIDYEQEDYVDAVLRETDGHGVDVIFDTIGGDTLTRSPDALAQLGRVVSIVDIAKPQNLIQAWGKNASYHFVFTRQNRGKLDELKALVERGQLRPHIGAVYSLADISSAHALLETPNNGLRGKVAIAVEPSLAP, from the coding sequence ATGAAAGCGCAAGTACTCAAATCCTTTGGCGGCCCTAACGCGTTCGAACTGAGCGAAGTGGCCAAACCCGTACCGCAGGCAGGACAAGTGTTGGTGCGGGTTCACGCAACCTCCATCAACCCACTGGATTACCAGGTACGTCGTGGTGACTACGTCGACTACGTGCCTCTCCCCGCCATTACCGGGCATGACGTCTCCGGCGTCGTCGAAGCGGTCGGCCCAGGTGTGACGAGCTTCGTGCCAGGCGATGAGGTCTGGTACACCACGCAGATTTTCGAAGGCGACGGCAGCTATGCCGAGTACCACGTTGCGTCCGAAAGCATCATCGGCAAGAAGCCGGCATCGCTGAGCCATCTCGAGGCGGCAAGCCTGACGCTGGTAGGCGGGACGGTCTGGGAAGCACTGATCGGGCGCGTATCGCTGAGGGTCGGGGAAAGCATTCTGATCCACGGCGGTGCGGGTGGCGTCGGCCATGTCGCGATCCAGGTGGCAAAAGCCATCGGCGCTCGGGTGTTCACCACCGTGCGCGAAGCGAACTTCGAGTTTGCCCGGGGTCTGGGTGCCGATGTGGTCATCGACTACGAACAAGAGGATTACGTTGACGCCGTCCTGCGGGAAACCGATGGCCACGGCGTCGATGTGATCTTCGACACCATCGGCGGCGACACCTTGACCCGTAGCCCCGACGCACTCGCCCAGCTCGGCCGTGTGGTTTCGATCGTGGACATCGCCAAGCCGCAGAACCTGATTCAGGCCTGGGGCAAGAACGCCAGTTACCACTTCGTCTTCACCCGCCAGAACCGCGGCAAGCTCGATGAACTGAAGGCATTGGTCGAGCGCGGCCAGTTGCGCCCCCATATTGGCGCGGTCTATTCGCTCGCTGATATCTCAAGCGCCCATGCGCTGCTGGAGACGCCCAACAACGGTCTTCGCGGCAAAGTCGCGATTGCCGTCGAGCCCTCGCTCGCCCCGTAA
- a CDS encoding FecCD family ABC transporter permease, whose product MNISSSRPLLAPAGHYLLRLGGYSLLLHRRSMIVALFLSLLLVAVATWILAAGDDTLTPSKALQAAFGQGEALQVFLIQELRLPRLIAGLLSGAALGAAGCLLQTLARNRLATPGVIGIDNGATAFAVASIVAVPTSLAPSALALSGAATAAVLTFALAAGGGARGYRFIVVGIAIGALFGALTNLMLARSDMDAANAAYPWTVGSLNARPADSVLLLGIGLAVGLPLAKLLVNALSLMRFSDNVAIGLGVRLQRMRLLTLALCVWLTALAVAVVGPVGLIALAAPEMARHLGNRHGVPVLNAALSGALMMILADWLGRTLLAPIEIPVGIIAAVVGGPYLLWILLRQAPRSST is encoded by the coding sequence ATGAACATTTCTTCCTCACGCCCCCTGCTCGCCCCGGCCGGCCATTATCTGCTGCGCCTGGGTGGTTACAGCCTGCTGCTGCACCGGCGCAGCATGATCGTCGCATTGTTCCTCAGTCTGCTGCTGGTCGCTGTCGCCACCTGGATACTGGCGGCAGGCGACGACACCCTGACGCCCAGCAAAGCCCTGCAGGCCGCCTTCGGCCAGGGCGAGGCGTTGCAGGTGTTCCTGATTCAGGAGCTGCGCCTGCCGCGGCTGATCGCCGGCCTGCTCAGCGGCGCCGCCCTCGGTGCTGCCGGCTGCCTGCTGCAGACCCTGGCGCGCAACCGCCTGGCTACGCCTGGGGTGATCGGTATCGACAACGGCGCCACCGCCTTCGCCGTCGCCTCCATCGTCGCCGTACCCACCAGCCTGGCGCCGTCGGCCCTGGCGCTGAGTGGCGCCGCCACCGCAGCGGTGCTGACGTTCGCCCTGGCTGCCGGCGGAGGCGCGCGCGGCTATCGCTTCATCGTCGTTGGCATTGCCATCGGCGCGTTGTTCGGGGCGCTGACCAACCTGATGCTGGCACGCAGCGACATGGACGCCGCCAACGCCGCCTACCCCTGGACGGTCGGCAGCCTCAATGCGCGCCCGGCCGACTCGGTGCTGCTGCTCGGCATCGGCCTGGCCGTGGGCCTGCCGCTGGCCAAGCTGCTGGTCAATGCCCTGAGCCTGATGCGCTTTTCCGACAACGTCGCCATCGGCCTCGGTGTGCGCCTGCAACGCATGCGCCTGCTCACCCTGGCGCTGTGCGTCTGGCTCACGGCGCTGGCCGTTGCCGTGGTCGGCCCGGTCGGTCTGATCGCCCTGGCGGCACCGGAAATGGCCCGCCACCTGGGCAACCGACACGGCGTGCCGGTGCTCAACGCGGCGCTGTCCGGCGCGCTGATGATGATCCTCGCCGACTGGCTCGGCCGTACCCTGCTGGCGCCCATCGAAATCCCGGTCGGCATCATCGCCGCCGTGGTCGGCGGCCCCTACCTGCTGTGGATTCTGCTGCGTCAGGCCCCACGGAGTTCGACATGA
- a CDS encoding patatin-like phospholipase family protein: protein MSDSRQAAFARECDLIMKGGITSGIVYPLAITEIAKAFRLRSIGGTSAGAIAAAAAAAAELGRQRYQQGELSSDPAGFATIERLPQHLCVPAANGHGTKLLALFKPAPAVRALFDTFIAILEVKGKSPWTRLFAPLKVMLMRHKLAALVGALLAGGPLWWSAASSASVLVWLWVLLFAALGGVLAVIVRLALVASRELPASGFGLCSGMPEADDDAPDEALTTWLTQYFDQLSGQREYCASRADAIECERPLTFGDLRRHGIDLQVMTTCLSMARPFRLPFRDDEQVRENNQFHFRQEEFARLFPHRVVAWMSAHQRPGDDRGDGYLRLPLPDDLPVIVAVRMSLSFPLLLSAVPLHAVDYRKNGKKLERCWFTDGGISSNFPIHFFDAALPRRPTFGLDLGPTDGADEQRVRFPRNNGDARLAYWRRFPQKGLPALRGFLALLSNVAKDWNHETLSLMPGFRDRIGLIQLTREEGGLNLTMPTERIERLTRYGREAGQQFVLRFGDPQHWQPGAQASPMNWENHQIIRLRLQLASVAEQLQSLERACRELHGTEQDYQRFFTADAKRYSYPFKGLSDLEQDPDTGLYRTQAGLAQAMLGKLREIAQMIEQHPESHPAKGAPKPTPELKLRPRL from the coding sequence ATGAGCGATTCGCGCCAGGCGGCCTTTGCCCGGGAATGCGACCTGATCATGAAAGGTGGCATAACCAGCGGCATCGTCTACCCGCTGGCCATCACCGAAATCGCCAAGGCGTTTCGCCTGCGCAGCATCGGCGGCACCAGCGCTGGTGCCATCGCCGCGGCTGCAGCGGCCGCTGCCGAACTGGGCCGCCAGCGCTATCAGCAGGGTGAGTTGAGCAGCGACCCAGCCGGCTTCGCGACAATCGAACGACTGCCTCAGCACCTCTGCGTGCCCGCAGCGAATGGCCATGGCACCAAACTGCTGGCGTTGTTCAAGCCTGCCCCGGCAGTGCGCGCCCTGTTCGATACCTTCATCGCCATCCTCGAGGTCAAGGGAAAAAGTCCCTGGACGCGGTTGTTCGCACCACTGAAGGTCATGCTCATGCGCCACAAGCTCGCCGCCCTGGTCGGCGCCCTGCTGGCAGGCGGGCCGCTGTGGTGGAGTGCTGCCAGCAGCGCCAGCGTGCTGGTTTGGCTCTGGGTCTTGCTGTTCGCAGCGCTGGGTGGCGTGCTCGCCGTGATCGTGCGCCTGGCCTTGGTGGCATCGCGTGAATTACCAGCGAGCGGTTTCGGCCTGTGCAGCGGCATGCCAGAGGCCGATGACGATGCCCCGGATGAAGCCCTTACCACCTGGCTGACCCAGTACTTCGATCAGCTCAGCGGTCAGCGCGAATACTGCGCCAGTCGGGCGGATGCCATCGAGTGCGAACGGCCATTGACCTTCGGCGACCTGCGTCGCCATGGCATCGACCTGCAGGTGATGACCACCTGCCTGAGCATGGCGCGGCCTTTCCGCCTGCCCTTTCGTGACGACGAGCAGGTACGCGAGAACAACCAGTTCCACTTCCGCCAGGAGGAGTTCGCGCGGCTATTCCCCCACCGCGTGGTGGCCTGGATGAGCGCTCACCAGCGCCCCGGCGATGATCGCGGCGACGGGTATCTGCGCCTGCCACTGCCCGATGACCTGCCGGTAATCGTGGCCGTACGCATGAGTCTGAGCTTTCCCCTGCTGCTCAGCGCCGTACCACTGCACGCCGTGGACTACCGCAAGAACGGGAAGAAGCTGGAGCGCTGCTGGTTCACCGATGGCGGCATCAGCTCGAACTTTCCCATCCACTTCTTCGATGCCGCGCTGCCCAGGCGCCCCACCTTCGGCCTCGATCTGGGACCGACCGATGGTGCCGACGAACAACGCGTGCGCTTCCCACGTAACAATGGCGATGCACGGCTAGCCTACTGGCGCCGTTTCCCGCAGAAGGGTTTGCCAGCCCTGCGCGGTTTCCTCGCCCTGCTCAGCAACGTCGCCAAGGACTGGAACCACGAAACCCTGTCGCTGATGCCCGGCTTTCGCGACCGTATCGGCCTGATCCAGCTGACCCGCGAAGAAGGCGGCCTCAACCTGACCATGCCCACCGAGCGCATCGAACGGCTGACCCGCTACGGACGCGAAGCCGGCCAGCAGTTCGTCCTGCGTTTCGGCGACCCGCAGCATTGGCAGCCGGGCGCCCAGGCCTCGCCAATGAACTGGGAGAACCACCAGATCATTCGTCTGCGCCTGCAACTGGCCAGCGTCGCCGAACAGCTGCAGAGCCTGGAAAGAGCCTGCCGCGAACTGCACGGCACCGAACAGGACTACCAGCGCTTCTTCACCGCCGATGCCAAACGCTACAGCTATCCCTTCAAAGGTCTTAGTGACCTGGAACAGGACCCGGACACTGGCCTGTACCGCACCCAGGCCGGCCTGGCCCAGGCCATGCTTGGCAAACTGCGGGAGATCGCCCAGATGATCGAACAGCACCCGGAAAGCCACCCGGCCAAGGGGGCGCCCAAACCCACGCCCGAACTCAAGCTGCGCCCACGCCTGTAG